From one Nycticebus coucang isolate mNycCou1 chromosome 14, mNycCou1.pri, whole genome shotgun sequence genomic stretch:
- the TMEM80 gene encoding transmembrane protein 80 isoform X2 has protein sequence MAATRRGRGSSTVLSSVPLQMLFYLSGMYYALYFLATLLMIVYKSQVFSYPSAYLARDLILLFVMGILEGIRLYLGTKGNLTEAEGPLAASLALTVGSALLSAHFLLWQTLVLWVDLALSTVLLVLHSLEAALQVVAIAAFVR, from the exons ATGGCGGCCACGAGGCGAG GGAGAGGCTCCTCCACAGTG CTTTCTTCGGTTCCTCTTCAAATGCTGTTTTATCTCAGTGGAATGTACTACGCCCTTTACTTCCTGGCTACACTCCTGATGATTGTATATAAAA GCCAGGTGTTCAGCTACCCTTCTGCCTACCTGGCTCGCGACCTGATCCTGCTGTTTGTTATGGGAATTCTGGAAGGAATTCGGTTATACTTAG GCACCAAAGGAAACCTGACAGAGGCCGAGGGCCCACTGGCCGCCAGCCTGGCTCTCACTGTGGGCAGTGCCCTCCTCTCTGCCCACTTCCTGCTCTGGCAGACCCTTGTGCTGTGGGTGGACTTGGCCCTCAGCACTGTGCTCCTGGTGCTCCACAGCTTGGAGGCCGCGCTGCAGGTGGTCGCCATCGCTGCCTTTGTCAGATAG
- the TMEM80 gene encoding transmembrane protein 80 isoform X1, producing MAATRRGRGSSTVLSSVPLQMLFYLSGMYYALYFLATLLMIVYKTGQVFSYPSAYLARDLILLFVMGILEGIRLYLGTKGNLTEAEGPLAASLALTVGSALLSAHFLLWQTLVLWVDLALSTVLLVLHSLEAALQVVAIAAFVR from the exons ATGGCGGCCACGAGGCGAG GGAGAGGCTCCTCCACAGTG CTTTCTTCGGTTCCTCTTCAAATGCTGTTTTATCTCAGTGGAATGTACTACGCCCTTTACTTCCTGGCTACACTCCTGATGATTGTATATAAAA CAGGCCAGGTGTTCAGCTACCCTTCTGCCTACCTGGCTCGCGACCTGATCCTGCTGTTTGTTATGGGAATTCTGGAAGGAATTCGGTTATACTTAG GCACCAAAGGAAACCTGACAGAGGCCGAGGGCCCACTGGCCGCCAGCCTGGCTCTCACTGTGGGCAGTGCCCTCCTCTCTGCCCACTTCCTGCTCTGGCAGACCCTTGTGCTGTGGGTGGACTTGGCCCTCAGCACTGTGCTCCTGGTGCTCCACAGCTTGGAGGCCGCGCTGCAGGTGGTCGCCATCGCTGCCTTTGTCAGATAG
- the TMEM80 gene encoding transmembrane protein 80 isoform X3, translated as MLFYLSGMYYALYFLATLLMIVYKTGQVFSYPSAYLARDLILLFVMGILEGIRLYLGTKGNLTEAEGPLAASLALTVGSALLSAHFLLWQTLVLWVDLALSTVLLVLHSLEAALQVVAIAAFVR; from the exons ATGCTGTTTTATCTCAGTGGAATGTACTACGCCCTTTACTTCCTGGCTACACTCCTGATGATTGTATATAAAA CAGGCCAGGTGTTCAGCTACCCTTCTGCCTACCTGGCTCGCGACCTGATCCTGCTGTTTGTTATGGGAATTCTGGAAGGAATTCGGTTATACTTAG GCACCAAAGGAAACCTGACAGAGGCCGAGGGCCCACTGGCCGCCAGCCTGGCTCTCACTGTGGGCAGTGCCCTCCTCTCTGCCCACTTCCTGCTCTGGCAGACCCTTGTGCTGTGGGTGGACTTGGCCCTCAGCACTGTGCTCCTGGTGCTCCACAGCTTGGAGGCCGCGCTGCAGGTGGTCGCCATCGCTGCCTTTGTCAGATAG
- the TMEM80 gene encoding transmembrane protein 80 isoform X4, giving the protein MLFYLSGMYYALYFLATLLMIVYKSQVFSYPSAYLARDLILLFVMGILEGIRLYLGTKGNLTEAEGPLAASLALTVGSALLSAHFLLWQTLVLWVDLALSTVLLVLHSLEAALQVVAIAAFVR; this is encoded by the exons ATGCTGTTTTATCTCAGTGGAATGTACTACGCCCTTTACTTCCTGGCTACACTCCTGATGATTGTATATAAAA GCCAGGTGTTCAGCTACCCTTCTGCCTACCTGGCTCGCGACCTGATCCTGCTGTTTGTTATGGGAATTCTGGAAGGAATTCGGTTATACTTAG GCACCAAAGGAAACCTGACAGAGGCCGAGGGCCCACTGGCCGCCAGCCTGGCTCTCACTGTGGGCAGTGCCCTCCTCTCTGCCCACTTCCTGCTCTGGCAGACCCTTGTGCTGTGGGTGGACTTGGCCCTCAGCACTGTGCTCCTGGTGCTCCACAGCTTGGAGGCCGCGCTGCAGGTGGTCGCCATCGCTGCCTTTGTCAGATAG
- the DEAF1 gene encoding deformed epidermal autoregulatory factor 1 homolog isoform X1, producing the protein MEDSDSAAKQLGLAEAAAVAAAAAVAAAAAAAAGGEAEEPVLSRDEDSEEDADSEAERETRRVTAVAVMAAETGHMDMGAEALPGPDEAATAAAFAEVTTVTVANVGASADNVFTTSVANAASISGHVLSGRTALQIGDSLNTEKATLIVVHTDGSIVETTGLKGPAAPLTPGPQSPPTPLAPGQEKGGTKYNWDPSVYDSELPVRCRNVSGTLYKSRLGSGGRGRCIKQGESWYSPTEFEAMAGRASSKDWKRSIRYAGRPLQCLIQDGILNPHAASCTCAACCDDMTLSGPVRLFVPYKRRKKENELPTTPVKKDAPKNITLLPATAATTFTVTPSGQITTSGALTFDRASTVEATAVISESPAQGDVFTGATVQEAGVQPPCRVGHPEPHYPGYQDSCQIAPFPEAALPTSHPKIVLTSLPALAIPPPTPTKAASPTVVNGLEMSEQRSWLYLEEMVNSLLSTAQQLKTLFEQAKQASSYREAAVTQAKMQADAERKEQSCVNCGREALSECTGCHKVNYCSTFCQRKDWKDHQQVCGQSAAVTVQADDVHVAESVMEKVTV; encoded by the exons ATGGAGGACTCGGACTCGGCGGCAAAGCAGCTGGGCCTGGCAGAGGCGGCGGCAGTGGCGGCCGCGGCCGCTGTGGCGGCGGCGGCCGCGGCCGCGGCGGGAGGCGAGGCGGAGGAGCCAGTGCTGAGCAGGGACGAGGACTCTGAGGAGGACGCGGACTCGGAGGCAGAGCGCGAGACGCGGCGGGTCACAGCCGTGGCTGTGATGGCGGCAGAGACGGGGCACATGGACATGGGTGCCGAGGCCCTGCCCGGCCCCGACGAGGCCGCCACTGCCGCCGCCTTCGCAG AGGTGACCACGGTGACGGTGGCCAACGTGGGGGCCTCTGCGGACAATGTGTTTACCACATCGGTGGCGAATGCGGCATCGATCTCAGGACACGTTCTG TCTGGCAGGACAGCCCTTCAGATTGGGGACAGCCTGAACACTGAGAAGGCCACGCTGATTGTCGTGCACACGGACGGGAGCATCGTGGAGACCACTGGGCTGAAGGGCCCAGCGGCTCCCCTCACCCCAG GTCCTCAGTCTCCTCCAACTCCTCTAGCTCCTGGCCAAGAGAAAGGTGGAACCAAATACAACTGGGACCCCTCGGTGTATGACAGCGAGCTGCCCGTGCGGTGCCGGAACGTCAGCGGCACATTGTACAAGAGCAGGCTCGGCTCAG GAGGCCGGGGCCGCTGCATCAAGCAGGGGGAGAGCTGGTACAGCCCGACTGAGTTCGAAGCCATGGCCGGGAGGGCCAGCAGCAAGGACTGGAAGAGAAGCATTCGCTACGCAGGCCGGCCCCTGCAGTGTCTCATCCAG GATGGGATTTTAAACCCTCACGCTGCCTCCTGCACCTGTGCTGCCTGCTGTGACGACATGACCCTA AGCGGCCCTGTCAGGCTCTTTGTGCCTTACAAAAGGCGCAAGAAGGAGAATGAGCTGCCCACGACCCCGGTGAAGAAGGACGCTCCCAAGAACATCACGCTGCTGCCTGCCACAGCCGCCACCACCT TCACCGTGACCCCGTCAGGGCAGATCACTACCTCTGGGGCACTGACCTTTGACCGGGCATCCACCGTGGAGGCCACTGCCGTCATATCAGAGAGTCCTGCCCAGGGCGACGTCTTCACAGGAGCCACAG TCCAGGAGGCTGGTGTGCAGCCCCCATGCAGGGTCGGCCATCCTGAGCCTCACTACCCCGGCTATCAGGATAGCTGCCAGATTGCACCTTTTCCAGAAGCTGCATTGCCAACATCACATCCCAAAATAG TGCTGACGTCCCTGCCTGCCCTGGccatcccaccccccacccccaccaaagcCGCGTCCCCCACGGTGGTCAACGGGCTGGAGATGTCCGAGCAGCGGAGCTGGCTGTACCTGGAAGAGATGGTCAACTCTTTGCTCAGCACAGCGCAGCAGCTGAAGACGCTGTTTGAACAGGCCAAGCAGGCCAGCTCCTACCGAGAGGCTGCCGTGACCCAGGCCAAAATGCAGGCAGATGCAGAACGCAAAGAG CAGTCCTGTGTCAACTGCGGCCGTGAGGCCCTGAGCGAGTGCACCGGCTGCCACAAGGTTAACTACTGCTCCACCTTCTGCCAGCGCAAG
- the DEAF1 gene encoding deformed epidermal autoregulatory factor 1 homolog isoform X2, producing the protein MEDSDSAAKQLGLAEAAAVAAAAAVAAAAAAAAGGEAEEPVLSRDEDSEEDADSEAERETRRVTAVAVMAAETGHMDMGAEALPGPDEAATAAAFAEVTTVTVANVGASADNVFTTSVANAASISGHVLSGRTALQIGDSLNTEKATLIVVHTDGSIVETTGLKGPAAPLTPAPGQEKGGTKYNWDPSVYDSELPVRCRNVSGTLYKSRLGSGGRGRCIKQGESWYSPTEFEAMAGRASSKDWKRSIRYAGRPLQCLIQDGILNPHAASCTCAACCDDMTLSGPVRLFVPYKRRKKENELPTTPVKKDAPKNITLLPATAATTFTVTPSGQITTSGALTFDRASTVEATAVISESPAQGDVFTGATVQEAGVQPPCRVGHPEPHYPGYQDSCQIAPFPEAALPTSHPKIVLTSLPALAIPPPTPTKAASPTVVNGLEMSEQRSWLYLEEMVNSLLSTAQQLKTLFEQAKQASSYREAAVTQAKMQADAERKEQSCVNCGREALSECTGCHKVNYCSTFCQRKDWKDHQQVCGQSAAVTVQADDVHVAESVMEKVTV; encoded by the exons ATGGAGGACTCGGACTCGGCGGCAAAGCAGCTGGGCCTGGCAGAGGCGGCGGCAGTGGCGGCCGCGGCCGCTGTGGCGGCGGCGGCCGCGGCCGCGGCGGGAGGCGAGGCGGAGGAGCCAGTGCTGAGCAGGGACGAGGACTCTGAGGAGGACGCGGACTCGGAGGCAGAGCGCGAGACGCGGCGGGTCACAGCCGTGGCTGTGATGGCGGCAGAGACGGGGCACATGGACATGGGTGCCGAGGCCCTGCCCGGCCCCGACGAGGCCGCCACTGCCGCCGCCTTCGCAG AGGTGACCACGGTGACGGTGGCCAACGTGGGGGCCTCTGCGGACAATGTGTTTACCACATCGGTGGCGAATGCGGCATCGATCTCAGGACACGTTCTG TCTGGCAGGACAGCCCTTCAGATTGGGGACAGCCTGAACACTGAGAAGGCCACGCTGATTGTCGTGCACACGGACGGGAGCATCGTGGAGACCACTGGGCTGAAGGGCCCAGCGGCTCCCCTCACCCCAG CTCCTGGCCAAGAGAAAGGTGGAACCAAATACAACTGGGACCCCTCGGTGTATGACAGCGAGCTGCCCGTGCGGTGCCGGAACGTCAGCGGCACATTGTACAAGAGCAGGCTCGGCTCAG GAGGCCGGGGCCGCTGCATCAAGCAGGGGGAGAGCTGGTACAGCCCGACTGAGTTCGAAGCCATGGCCGGGAGGGCCAGCAGCAAGGACTGGAAGAGAAGCATTCGCTACGCAGGCCGGCCCCTGCAGTGTCTCATCCAG GATGGGATTTTAAACCCTCACGCTGCCTCCTGCACCTGTGCTGCCTGCTGTGACGACATGACCCTA AGCGGCCCTGTCAGGCTCTTTGTGCCTTACAAAAGGCGCAAGAAGGAGAATGAGCTGCCCACGACCCCGGTGAAGAAGGACGCTCCCAAGAACATCACGCTGCTGCCTGCCACAGCCGCCACCACCT TCACCGTGACCCCGTCAGGGCAGATCACTACCTCTGGGGCACTGACCTTTGACCGGGCATCCACCGTGGAGGCCACTGCCGTCATATCAGAGAGTCCTGCCCAGGGCGACGTCTTCACAGGAGCCACAG TCCAGGAGGCTGGTGTGCAGCCCCCATGCAGGGTCGGCCATCCTGAGCCTCACTACCCCGGCTATCAGGATAGCTGCCAGATTGCACCTTTTCCAGAAGCTGCATTGCCAACATCACATCCCAAAATAG TGCTGACGTCCCTGCCTGCCCTGGccatcccaccccccacccccaccaaagcCGCGTCCCCCACGGTGGTCAACGGGCTGGAGATGTCCGAGCAGCGGAGCTGGCTGTACCTGGAAGAGATGGTCAACTCTTTGCTCAGCACAGCGCAGCAGCTGAAGACGCTGTTTGAACAGGCCAAGCAGGCCAGCTCCTACCGAGAGGCTGCCGTGACCCAGGCCAAAATGCAGGCAGATGCAGAACGCAAAGAG CAGTCCTGTGTCAACTGCGGCCGTGAGGCCCTGAGCGAGTGCACCGGCTGCCACAAGGTTAACTACTGCTCCACCTTCTGCCAGCGCAAG
- the DEAF1 gene encoding deformed epidermal autoregulatory factor 1 homolog isoform X4 encodes MEDSDSAAKQLGLAEAAAVAAAAAVAAAAAAAAGGEAEEPVLSRDEDSEEDADSEAERETRRVTAVAVMAAETGHMDMGAEALPGPDEAATAAAFAEVTTVTVANVGASADNVFTTSVANAASISGHVLSGRTALQIGDSLNTEKATLIVVHTDGSIVETTGLKGPAAPLTPGPQSPPTPLAPGQEKGGTKYNWDPSVYDSELPVRCRNVSGTLYKSRLGSGGRGRCIKQGESWYSPTEFEAMAGRASSKDWKRSIRYAGRPLQCLIQDGILNPHAASCTCAACCDDMTLSGPVRLFVPYKRRKKENELPTTPVKKDAPKNITLLPATAATTFTVTPSGQITTSGALTFDRASTVEATAVISESPAQGDVFTGATVQEAGVQPPCRVGHPEPHYPGYQDSCQIAPFPEAALPTSHPKIVLTSLPALAIPPPTPTKAASPTVVNGLEMSEQRSWLYLEEMVNSLLSTAQQLKTLFEQAKQASSYREAAVTQAKMQADAERKEIKSELQLSSSPRRCALYPTLCLLASHQPDHHRPHQLCRALRAGTG; translated from the exons ATGGAGGACTCGGACTCGGCGGCAAAGCAGCTGGGCCTGGCAGAGGCGGCGGCAGTGGCGGCCGCGGCCGCTGTGGCGGCGGCGGCCGCGGCCGCGGCGGGAGGCGAGGCGGAGGAGCCAGTGCTGAGCAGGGACGAGGACTCTGAGGAGGACGCGGACTCGGAGGCAGAGCGCGAGACGCGGCGGGTCACAGCCGTGGCTGTGATGGCGGCAGAGACGGGGCACATGGACATGGGTGCCGAGGCCCTGCCCGGCCCCGACGAGGCCGCCACTGCCGCCGCCTTCGCAG AGGTGACCACGGTGACGGTGGCCAACGTGGGGGCCTCTGCGGACAATGTGTTTACCACATCGGTGGCGAATGCGGCATCGATCTCAGGACACGTTCTG TCTGGCAGGACAGCCCTTCAGATTGGGGACAGCCTGAACACTGAGAAGGCCACGCTGATTGTCGTGCACACGGACGGGAGCATCGTGGAGACCACTGGGCTGAAGGGCCCAGCGGCTCCCCTCACCCCAG GTCCTCAGTCTCCTCCAACTCCTCTAGCTCCTGGCCAAGAGAAAGGTGGAACCAAATACAACTGGGACCCCTCGGTGTATGACAGCGAGCTGCCCGTGCGGTGCCGGAACGTCAGCGGCACATTGTACAAGAGCAGGCTCGGCTCAG GAGGCCGGGGCCGCTGCATCAAGCAGGGGGAGAGCTGGTACAGCCCGACTGAGTTCGAAGCCATGGCCGGGAGGGCCAGCAGCAAGGACTGGAAGAGAAGCATTCGCTACGCAGGCCGGCCCCTGCAGTGTCTCATCCAG GATGGGATTTTAAACCCTCACGCTGCCTCCTGCACCTGTGCTGCCTGCTGTGACGACATGACCCTA AGCGGCCCTGTCAGGCTCTTTGTGCCTTACAAAAGGCGCAAGAAGGAGAATGAGCTGCCCACGACCCCGGTGAAGAAGGACGCTCCCAAGAACATCACGCTGCTGCCTGCCACAGCCGCCACCACCT TCACCGTGACCCCGTCAGGGCAGATCACTACCTCTGGGGCACTGACCTTTGACCGGGCATCCACCGTGGAGGCCACTGCCGTCATATCAGAGAGTCCTGCCCAGGGCGACGTCTTCACAGGAGCCACAG TCCAGGAGGCTGGTGTGCAGCCCCCATGCAGGGTCGGCCATCCTGAGCCTCACTACCCCGGCTATCAGGATAGCTGCCAGATTGCACCTTTTCCAGAAGCTGCATTGCCAACATCACATCCCAAAATAG TGCTGACGTCCCTGCCTGCCCTGGccatcccaccccccacccccaccaaagcCGCGTCCCCCACGGTGGTCAACGGGCTGGAGATGTCCGAGCAGCGGAGCTGGCTGTACCTGGAAGAGATGGTCAACTCTTTGCTCAGCACAGCGCAGCAGCTGAAGACGCTGTTTGAACAGGCCAAGCAGGCCAGCTCCTACCGAGAGGCTGCCGTGACCCAGGCCAAAATGCAGGCAGATGCAGAACGCAAAGAG ATAAAATCAGAGTTGCAgctgagctcttcacccaggaggtgtgccctgtaCCCTACGCTGTGCCTGCTGG CTTCACACCAACCGGATCATCATAGGCCTCACCAGCTCTGCAGGGCCCTGAGGGCAGGAACTGGAtga
- the DEAF1 gene encoding deformed epidermal autoregulatory factor 1 homolog isoform X3: MEDSDSAAKQLGLAEAAAVAAAAAVAAAAAAAAGGEAEEPVLSRDEDSEEDADSEAERETRRVTAVAVMAAETGHMDMGAEALPGPDEAATAAAFAEVTTVTVANVGASADNVFTTSVANAASISGHVLSGRTALQIGDSLNTEKATLIVVHTDGSIVETTGLKGPAAPLTPGPQSPPTPLAPGQEKGGTKYNWDPSVYDSELPVRCRNVSGTLYKSRLGSGGRGRCIKQGESWYSPTEFEAMAGRASSKDWKRSIRYAGRPLQCLIQDGILNPHAASCTCAACCDDMTLSGPVRLFVPYKRRKKENELPTTPVKKDAPKNITLLPATAATTFTVTPSGQITTSGALTFDRASTVEATAVISESPAQGDVFTGATVQEAGVQPPCRVGHPEPHYPGYQDSCQIAPFPEAALPTSHPKIVLTSLPALAIPPPTPTKAASPTVVNGLEMSEQRSWLYLEEMVNSLLSTAQQLKTLFEQAKQASSYREAAVTQAKMQADAERKEIKSELQLSSSPRRCALYPTLCLLGENLPHTPLSPALFLHLNVFFSPAGV; this comes from the exons ATGGAGGACTCGGACTCGGCGGCAAAGCAGCTGGGCCTGGCAGAGGCGGCGGCAGTGGCGGCCGCGGCCGCTGTGGCGGCGGCGGCCGCGGCCGCGGCGGGAGGCGAGGCGGAGGAGCCAGTGCTGAGCAGGGACGAGGACTCTGAGGAGGACGCGGACTCGGAGGCAGAGCGCGAGACGCGGCGGGTCACAGCCGTGGCTGTGATGGCGGCAGAGACGGGGCACATGGACATGGGTGCCGAGGCCCTGCCCGGCCCCGACGAGGCCGCCACTGCCGCCGCCTTCGCAG AGGTGACCACGGTGACGGTGGCCAACGTGGGGGCCTCTGCGGACAATGTGTTTACCACATCGGTGGCGAATGCGGCATCGATCTCAGGACACGTTCTG TCTGGCAGGACAGCCCTTCAGATTGGGGACAGCCTGAACACTGAGAAGGCCACGCTGATTGTCGTGCACACGGACGGGAGCATCGTGGAGACCACTGGGCTGAAGGGCCCAGCGGCTCCCCTCACCCCAG GTCCTCAGTCTCCTCCAACTCCTCTAGCTCCTGGCCAAGAGAAAGGTGGAACCAAATACAACTGGGACCCCTCGGTGTATGACAGCGAGCTGCCCGTGCGGTGCCGGAACGTCAGCGGCACATTGTACAAGAGCAGGCTCGGCTCAG GAGGCCGGGGCCGCTGCATCAAGCAGGGGGAGAGCTGGTACAGCCCGACTGAGTTCGAAGCCATGGCCGGGAGGGCCAGCAGCAAGGACTGGAAGAGAAGCATTCGCTACGCAGGCCGGCCCCTGCAGTGTCTCATCCAG GATGGGATTTTAAACCCTCACGCTGCCTCCTGCACCTGTGCTGCCTGCTGTGACGACATGACCCTA AGCGGCCCTGTCAGGCTCTTTGTGCCTTACAAAAGGCGCAAGAAGGAGAATGAGCTGCCCACGACCCCGGTGAAGAAGGACGCTCCCAAGAACATCACGCTGCTGCCTGCCACAGCCGCCACCACCT TCACCGTGACCCCGTCAGGGCAGATCACTACCTCTGGGGCACTGACCTTTGACCGGGCATCCACCGTGGAGGCCACTGCCGTCATATCAGAGAGTCCTGCCCAGGGCGACGTCTTCACAGGAGCCACAG TCCAGGAGGCTGGTGTGCAGCCCCCATGCAGGGTCGGCCATCCTGAGCCTCACTACCCCGGCTATCAGGATAGCTGCCAGATTGCACCTTTTCCAGAAGCTGCATTGCCAACATCACATCCCAAAATAG TGCTGACGTCCCTGCCTGCCCTGGccatcccaccccccacccccaccaaagcCGCGTCCCCCACGGTGGTCAACGGGCTGGAGATGTCCGAGCAGCGGAGCTGGCTGTACCTGGAAGAGATGGTCAACTCTTTGCTCAGCACAGCGCAGCAGCTGAAGACGCTGTTTGAACAGGCCAAGCAGGCCAGCTCCTACCGAGAGGCTGCCGTGACCCAGGCCAAAATGCAGGCAGATGCAGAACGCAAAGAG ATAAAATCAGAGTTGCAgctgagctcttcacccaggaggtgtgccctgtaCCCTACGCTGTGCCTGCTGGGTGAGAATTTACCACACACACCCTTGTCCCCTGCACTCTTCTtgcatttaaatgtgtttttctctcctgcaggcgtgtag